Sequence from the Erythrolamprus reginae isolate rEryReg1 chromosome 2, rEryReg1.hap1, whole genome shotgun sequence genome:
ggcctccctcgccgccgcaggcaaaacgggctgcgattttccaggccggccaggctcagtgacggaaggcccgggaggcgcggcttgatccactgagtggatcaagccgcgcctcccatcactgagcctcgccgccccggaaaatcgcagcccgtgttgcctgcggcatcgagggaaaccgagccaggagctgcggtgatgctgctctcggcttggcctccctccccgccgcaggcaacatgggctgcgattttccgggctgctcagcagatcaagccgcgccttccggatcaagccgcgcctcctgtcacagcctcgccggcccggaaaatcgcagcccgtgttgcctgcggctgcgagggaaaccgagccaggagccgcagtgatgctgctctcggcttggcctccccgccgcaggcaacacgggctgcgattttccgggccgctcagcggatcaagccgcgcctcccgtcacagcctcgccggcccggaaaatcggagcccgtgttgcctgcggctgcgagggaaaccgagccaggagccgcggtgatgctgctctcggcttggcctccctccccgccgcaggcaacacgggctgcaattttccgggccactcagcggatcaagccgcgcctcctgtcacagcctcgccggcccggaaaatcacagcccgtgttgcctgcggctgcgagggaaaccaagccaggagccgcggtgatgctgctctcggcttggcctccctccccgccgcaggcaacacgggctgtgattttccgggccgctcagcggatcaagccgcgcctccctgatcaagccgcgcctcctgtcacagcctcgccggcccggaaaatcacagcccgtgttgcctgcggctgcggggaaaaccgagccaggagccgcggtgatgctgctctcggtttGGCCtcactcgccgccgcaggcaacacgagctgcaattttccgggccgctgagtggatcaagccgcgcctcccatcactgagcctcgccggctcaGTGACGGAAAGCCCAGGAGGCAcggcttgatccactgagcctggccggcccgaaagttcgcaacgcacgttgcctgcggcggcgagggaagccaagcagtcggacgcaccctcgccgccgcacccagccgctgcccgccccgtcctagcctgagccgggcccgttcggtcacgcctcgcccgccgcccgcccgatcctgcgcctcctgcttcccccccccaagccaaaaatacaaaggcggtctgctccatgctgctccgccctgcctgtcatgcggcagcagaccgtctttgtgtttttcactgaggggggagcaggaggaccttcctgactcccttccccagcgccggacctcctgccttccctcccagccaaaaacccaaagcggcctcctgaacgttttccgtcttaccaacctgctgccgccgccgccgagaagccccgcagcccggctgtcaccttttaaaacagccgggtggcttcccagcagcctcccgaacgccaaacccgaacttccgggttcagcttcgggaggctgctgggaagccccccggctgttttaaaaggtgacagccgggctgcggggcttcccagcagcctccggaatgccgaacccggaagttcgggtttggcgttcgtaagacgaaaaacgttcgtaagaagaggccaaaattttctgaaccccgggttcgtatcacgggttgttcgtaagacgaggggttcgtatcttgaggtaccactgtactactcttGCGGATTGGATAGCCTTTGCAGTCTAAACAGAAACTCTCTAATGAAGGATGAGGGCAACTGAACTTTCATTGGAGCCTTCAAATAAGAGACCACCAGTGTCCTGATGTTAGGACCCGCCATAAGTACCACTCTTCAAATACCTTCCATAATTCTGGCACAGATTTCAGCTCCCACGCCAAACTGGGGCCAGCCACCTTCTACTGTTACAAGATTATTGGTCTTCGTGATGCTAGTTTCAATGGTTTCAATATCCAATGGCCGAATACTACGAAGGTTTATAACCTACGAGAAAGATTTGAGAAATGGGCCAATTGTCAGTTCTATTGTACTCTGGAAAATAAATGGAGATCATAACTTTTTTTCAGTAAATAGAGCAAATTCACAAAATGGTACTGGTTTACTTTGGATAATTTTGGAAATTATTTAGCAACTTCTCCTTCTAAGTATCTACCTTGTCTACTTAATAGGTTACATGCAAATATATGAATAATGGGTAACTGAGATTTTCATCAAAGCTGGTCTCCAAAGCTGCTTCTGTTGCTTGGGGGGAAGTAGGTGCAGTCAAGGAACCAGGAGAACTCTTAACACATTTGAAAGGTCGGAAACAAATTTCGAAGATATCTTTTTCATGAATCGTATCCAAACAAAATAATTTGTACCTCGCATTCCACTCCATCTTTGGCAAGGACAGCAGCTGCTTCGAGACAGTGGCCAACAGATCTTGAGTGAGCCGCTAAGGTTATATGGGTTCCTAAAACACAAAATTGGTGATTGACTTGTAACGTGGGCAGAGATCTGTTCTaaattcaaaactttttaaaGGAGGATTATCCAATACTCACCATATCAACTTTTAAATCCTAAAGTTAAACTTATTACCCCCAAAATATGAAATGTTTTACTGATTAAAAAACATACCGGTACCTAATATTGTCAAAAACACTATAGGAACTGTATGAGTGTTGTAATTACAAGGTAGTCCTAATGTTACAAAAGCAATTTGGGACCAGGATGCTTAGCAATGGCAATCCTGGTTGCCATCATAACTAGGGAACTTTGAACCATTAAGTGAAGATTTCACATGATTATGAGAGGACTactataattttgaatggttgtgAATGGATGTAGCCTGAGGACTACCAGTACTGTCGAACATAGGAGTTAAACTCTCCTAACTCAGCAAATTAGAAGAATTTCTATATTTTAGAACCATCTAGAAATGAAAAGGgggaaatcaattttaaaaagatcAATGAATGTTTGTGTATACTTCTATCACCAAATAAGCATGATGGACCAATGGGGAACATACTTAACAATATAGGAGTGTATACACCAGACAAAGCTAGCCAACGTAGGGAATAATCAGGCACACTCAAAAGCTACCTCTTAAAAATCAAAATCAATTCCATTTTCCACTCTCACTGAGTTTGTAAGCATAGGAATAACGTATGTTTTAAGACTTGAAATAATGGGTGACCATTAGGGGTAGGATAAATTGTGAAAGCCTGCAAATTCAGTTTGTTCTATTTTTTCACCCAGGCTTTTGaagccccctttctttttctctgtttctgAGTTTAATAACTCTCATCTGTCTTCTTTTTGCTTTGGAAgccaggcagcatataaattcaataaatttgatGATGCAAGGaggcttcttttttaaaagaaaaccaggctgattaaaaaaattatttcagaaTCTCTTAAAAAGATACTTGCAGAATACAGCAAATTGTTTAAacactctagaacaggggtgtcaaactagatttcattgagggctgcatcagggttgtgtttgaccttggggggagggcatggccagggtggacgaggccagctcaacatcactcactgaggctccatttttggctgtgactgCCTCCTGCAGCCATCTGCcaacaaaaacagagctcagaaaGGCCACACATGGCCTGCCCAAGCTCCATTTCCGGCCACAATGGCCTCATGCAGCCCtctcctctgccagtgaaaatgagctCAGGTGGGCTGCAGTTTCCCTAAGCTgcatttttgctggtagaggcaCAGCGGGCCAGTCCTTGACTGATTCCAAGATGGGTCTGTGGGCCAGATCCAGTCCGCCAGCCTTGAGTTGAACACCTCTGTTCTAGAAACCCGGAAAACTTGAGAAGGCTAAATGCAAATAGCATGCCTGCTTACCTTGCTTTTCTATCTTGGCTTTTCCAATAGGAACAATGAAATCTTTTGAAGCTGCTTCCTCAGACAACTCAAAGGACACACCGTACATTAACTCATTTTCCAACATGACAACTATaaggaataaaaaaagaagtgTGCTTTAATCACAGTCAAATTCTGGTGCTCATCAGATTACTTTTACAATGAAAGACCTTAAAGACACAATAGAGTCCTGCACATTACTAGCTTGATACCTTGAAGTGAAACCTACAGTACAAAAAGATCTGATGAAACATAAGCACCAAGAGTTCGTGTTAGTTCCAAAAATCAAAATTCTGCAACGTGTGTACATTCATGCAAAGTAAAATTCTGGGGATGCCTTTAATATCTAATGTCAGAAATAATCAAATGGGAATCAGGAGTGTATTAGAAGctccaatgttaaaatatttcaaGCTTGAGATATTTAATCTGTGCCTCTCTACCATGAAACACCCTTTACAAGCATGATAGCCCAAGACCAACTTCCTGAATCTGGAAAATAGGTTAACTTGGGCTCTCCCAGCTTGTTGCATCCTGGTTGTGAGATGTTGAGATTTTTAATACCTAGGTGGAAGCTTTTTAATATAAATTCAGCAATTCATACAGACAGTCCTTGTTTAGAGACTGACTTGCTTAATGTTTACAGTTACGACCatgatgaaaaaataattttgcaatCAACCCTTAAATTTATCACTTTTTCAGGACTGTAaaacaaaggaaagctgaagtaagattgATGGCACAGTTGTCATTTCCCTCAGTGATTGCTTTACTTAACAGTCAAGTTActtgtcccaattgtggttgctaaacaaggactatACCTTGGATTTCATAAGAAAGTACAGAAAATGTTTGAtgcagataaaatataggaaggcAGTGCATTCATATTACATAGCAATTTTTGGGATTTGTTTACCTGGGTTATCATCCCTTATTGATGCTTTAAGGAGACCTTTTGCATCCTCTGCACTCCAGGGGCTAACTACTTTCAGTCCAGGACAATGCCCATACCAGGCTGCAAAACACTGTGAATGCTGGGCTGCTACTCCTGCTGAGGCACCATTGGGGCCCCTGAAGACAATGGGGACGGATACCAACCCAGAAGACATATAGTAGGTTTTAGCAGCCGAGTTTATAATCTGATCAATAGCTTGCATGGAGAAATTGAAGGTCATGAATTCACAAACGGGTCGCAAGCCAGCCTGGTAAAAACAAACCAACTGAATTAATATTAAGATATAAATCCTCTTCCGTATCTTCATCTATTCATTTCCTAAATCTAATCAGAATTGCCACCCCTTTGAATACAAAAGTGTAATGCctgttctttcctttaaaaagaaaataaaaggtttctttaaaaaacttTGTTTCTTTTAATGAATCTAGTGGGTGGATGTGTAACAAAACTAAGATGTCTTTAAAGCTACTTAGAATACTTTCCTTTATAACATATGGGAGTTACATACCATCGCAGCACCAACAGCAATTCCAGTAAACCCCATCTAGgaaaggaaaacaagcaaattaaGGAATTTATAAACACAAACCATCACtttatgaaataaaatttaaagatgCCAATTAACTCACTTGCAAGCCAATTTGcttaaaggaataaaataaaaagattaaaaatgttTTCTGAATTCATACCTCTGATATAGGAGTATCTATTATCCTCTTATCTCCATATTTCTTCCAAAGTCCTCTGCTAATCTGTAGATTTGAAAAAGGAGGTCAAAGTGCTGCTAAAACAATATCCTTTAAAATAATTATACTAATAATTATACTAGAATGCCTTGGTAGGTATCTTACCTTGTATGCACCATCATATTGCGCAACTTCCTCTCCGAGCAAGAAAACTTTCTCATCCCTCTCTAGTTCCTCATCTAAGGCCTGGTTTAAAGCTTCACGGACAGTGACCTGTGATGATAAGATATCTGAGCCAAAATCCACAAATCGTTACTTCTAGTAATTACTGTctcaagagaggaaggaagacggCAATGTTTTAACTGGAACTTAGAATTTTGATAGCTGAAGCAAATATTTTATGCTGAATCTGACATCTTACCAAAGGATTAGAAAGGACAGGTTATCCTCCCCCCTGAAGAAGAATGTACTGAACAGGTGAAAGATATCTGTCTCAATTCTGTACAGGGGAAAATGAATACAGTAATGCCCATATTTGAGAAATACTATTTTCCTACATTGGCACTtacaaatgggaaaaaaaacctatGTGACTATTACAGAACTTTCTGaattattctgtattagttagccTTCAGCTTACTTGAGCCcaaaattatggttgtaagttatAATGGTCATTAAGCAGGTCATCATGACTGCCTGATTTTATTACCATTTTTGCAGCATTTGTTAAGCAAACACATTTTACTCAATGCCCGTCTATGCCAGAAACTGGCAAAAATCACAgaaaaccagtcacatgaccacaggatgctGTAAATTGATGTATAGGCAAGCCAtttgccaaaaaaaccccaaaatgtgATAACatgtacagggggggggggaagatgtgTGCAGCAATCGGAACTCTGAAACTGGGTTATAAGTAGCTTTGGAGAGGTTGATTATAATCTTaagcaaggactatctgtatttttaatgtatattaacTTTCTTTTGTGAATTTTCATGTTACATTCTGATGGCTActgtgtttccttgaaaataagaccctgccttatatttttggAAGCCCAAAATAAGCTTTTGGCCTTATTATTTGAGAGATCTTATTATTCTGAGGCACATGGATTAAGACAGGGCTTCTCTTGatgtcttacctgatttccagctcagtcTCTTTAATCCCTAACCAGAGAAAATGGCGGGTACCAGTTAtgcatgcatttaaatatttgGGGGGGTTATTTTTGGGGAAGGGTTTATTTGGGGGGGAATGTCTTGTTTTTTGGGCAATAGGGTATTATTGATTCAATAAATGATAGATCCCTGAGTTTACACTTAGGCAGAAATAATGGTTTAtaacaaggttcgacaaacccaggcgcctggtcgccagtggcgcctagaaaatgttgtctggcgcctagaagggcgctgcggtgcctctgacctctccgctcctgcccgatgccgcggtttctggcgctctcctgctgggtcccaaagaaggcaggcaggaaggagacctccattcttcgcgcctttttcccgccttccttctttggggcccagcaggacagcgccagaaaccgcggcatcgagcaggaaccgggaggtcggaggcaccggcacggcagcgcccgcccagctgaaggttccctgtcgtcatcggcaagtgtcctttggttgcccggcgggagggcactggcggtgggagcgggggggggggggccgcggctgcagcggcacaggcagtcgcggggagatggcggggggagggggggcggctaaagcggccccgggcaccgttccctgtacgcttttccaggggcgcgcagggagccgcggccacccgcccgcctaccggatttccctccgcgcggctggggaggtggattcgccacccccgccagcccgatctccctccagtggctggtgacgtagttctaccgccctcgccagcctgatctccctccgtgggggggtggggggcgacgaaccgacgaccgggggctgtccgtccgtgttgggtggtgcagggcaggcacaggcagccccaggggagaacaagggagggagagaaaggaaagagagagtaagggagggagagaaaattgaatgaaggagggagagaaagaaagagtaagaagcagaaaggatagagaaaaaggaagagaaagggagggggagaaaggaaagagggaggaagggggggagagaaaattgaatgaaggagggagagaaagaaagagtaagaagtagaaaggatagagaaaaaggaagagaaagggagggagagaaaggaaagagagagaaagggagagaaagggagggagagaaaattgaatgaaggagggagagaaagaaagagtaagaagtagaaaggatagagaaaaaggaagagaaagggagggggagaaaggaaagagggaggaagggggagagaaagaagatatgaaggagggagaaaaagaaagagagataggaaggaaagagggagagaaaggaatgagagagaaagggagggagagaaagggaatgaaagagggagaaggggtgagagatagaaaggatagacagaaagggagagaaaggaaagagagaaagggagggagaggaaggaaagagatgagagaggaaggaggagacagagggggtgaaagcgatgtcaggtggagactcggcaaaaaaccaagtttgcttaaaaaaaattctggctcctaaattttttggctggctcctagattctgaacaactttgtcgacccctggtttATAAATCGCAATATCTGGATTCAGAAAAGGTGCTAAATTAAGACTAAGCAAATCACATTTTGAGCCAGCATGATCATGAATAATTTTCTCCTTGACATGAATAGTACCTATTCTCTGAATAGTAAGAGCACTCTAGAACAATGTTCTTTAAGCTTTTTACTCAGGAGGAATCTTATTCATTTCTAATCTACACAATGCACCTTTTACAATGTTTACCACAACAACAAAACGGCAAACCAGCAGCTGAGTTTCAGAGTGTGTATATAGTGTGTACTATAAGCATTAAAACAATATGGTATGCAaagtttaaaaattgtgtttATCATAACttcacaatacacaatatactgAGGTTAAAGTAGTATTTCTCCCATATTACTGCTTAGTGGTGGTCCTATAAATAAGATCGCAGTAACACTACTGTATTTCTTTAATTTACAACGGTTGAGCTGCTccacaaatatttatttgtgtttgtttgcttgatttccatgccgcccttctccggagactcagggctaTTCACAATATAACCAGTGGTGTCAAAAATCTGAAAAATCCAAGAGGATTATTATGTTAGCATTCCTAATGAAGGCTAGCAACTTCtaggtttaaagataaattgaATTGATATAAATGATAGGTTCCTTCCGAGCACATTTACTATTGGATAGCCATCCCTCATTAAACCACATGTTGCAGAAAATATgaagggttcttggtgctctttgagcttgttttcttgcagatattttattatccaaactaggtaacatcatcggtGCTAATAAGGAGTGCAACTTGCTGTCAGTTAATATTCTATTGGCTTGCCTGTCAGTATTGGTAGAAATGGTCTAAGAGATTCTTACGTTGTACTGTTTGCTGTTAgcttctttggcagtttcttTAATAAATTAAAGCCCTAAAAATGTCCTAAGCAGACAAAAAGATCTAACAAccccagaagaaaaaaacaggagtcccctataaaatacaatgtaaggACTGCAACAATCACTATGTAGGACAGACAGGCAGAAGACTGAGAGAACGCATCCATGAACACCAACTAGCAGTCAAAAGACATgatgaaaattctttaatttcacaacatatAGACAAATTTAACCACAGTTTCAATTGGGAAAATGCGACCATCCTTGAACAAGTCAAGTCTAAAAATTCCAGGGAATTTCTAACAATTCAGCCATCCCAGGCACatagacattaacaacatttatAGACTATGCAAGAGACTATCGCCTGcccaaaaaaggaacaaaaaaactCAAGCACCTCTTCACCAGCAGTCAGCACCCATTTCAGCAGAGATTAAATTCAAGGTTAACATCAGACTAACAATCGGGTATTAAAATATTCCAATCAAACTGGCAAAGAAGCCAACAGCAAACAGCCCAACTAAAGAATCTCTAAAACCAATCTCACCAACACTGACAGGCAAGCCACTAGAACATAAACTAACAGCAAATGGCTCCCCTTAATACTggggtatcaaactcgatttcactgagggcatcagggttgtgtttaaccTCGGGAGGCAGGTGGGGGGAGTGGTCAACGCAAGATCACTCGTGTTGGGGGCATCTGTGGCGCTCCAAGCATTCTGCCAGGAAAAACGGGATTCCAAACTCCGTTTTAGGCTACTATGGCATCCTGAaaccctctgctagcaaaaacggAGTCCAGAAGGGCCACCTGTGGTTGTCACAAGCTCAGTTTTCAGCTACAATGGcatcctgcaactctctgccagtgaaaatgggagtCCGGGAGAGCGGCCTGCGGCCCTCATGAGTATTTTCAGCTACAATGAcatcctgcaactctctgccagttTGAGAGGGTTGCCCGTGGCCCtcccatgggctggatctggtCCCCAGACtttcagtttgacactcctgccttACTAGCACCATTGTTACATAGTTtgtgtaatgaaatgtctgcaagaaaacaagctcagaggacaccaaggacctctcaagtcaatattctcttttattggtgCAGAAAATATTTCCAACGGAATACTAGCTGATTAAAATCTCAGGGGCAAAATACCAGTAATTAGTTCCTTCATTTTGATGGATATAACCTTTTTCCTTAGAGACACTAGATAGATCCTTTCTGAAGGTATTGATAAATGTTTAGAGAATAGTAAGTTCATGGTAACATCTTTGGTCTGTTTAAATTGAAATAGTTCCCATAACTTTTGTGAATTATTGTAATATCTTTTACCTCTATTTGCACCTCTTGCAATGTCaccaacctttttattcaatgaATATTCTAATAAGATCCATACATTGCTTTAACTTCTCTCTTTTCACTTATAATCATTTATAAATCCATTTTTTCTAGTCAACAACAGCTACATACCTCTTTTCCATATTAACTGCCATGTCCGCTTTCCTTGCAGTATCACACAATCTAAACTTTGCTGCAAGTTATTCAGGTTGATTGTCTGCATACAAAAGTACATATGCTTTCACACACCCCAAAACACAACTGGTATGTAGAATCCCCTGGATATTTATTCATAATACCTACAATAAACAACTTTTTTCAATTCCTATTCCTTATAGCTGTTATTTTAATTACCTTATAATCTTTCTAAACTAGATGATTAGATtagttgtacaggtagtcctgggTTAATAATGTCAATTGGGACGGgaatttctgtcactaagcaatacagtacagtggtacctctacctaagaactctacctacaaacttttctagataagagctgggtgttcaagattattttgcctcttctcaagaaccattttccacttacaaacccgagcctctgaaactaaccggaaaacgcggggagaagcctctgtggggcccctctaggaatatcctggcaggaaacagggccggaaaacacagggagaggcctccgtgggcctctctaggaatctcctgggaggaaatagggactccaccctacctgtggtttccccaatcgcacgaatcatttgcttttacattgattcctatgagaaaattgcttcttacaaacttttctacttaaggacttgatcacggaacgaattaagttcatatgtagaggtaccactgtacatcacaGGGCTACaccacttagcagcagaaatttcagTCCCAATTGCCATTAAGTGAATCTTATGTCACATGGTTACTATTTGCAATTtgctgccagcttccccattgcttATATAAAGCTGGCCACAAAAATTGCAAAGGGTTCAAGGACATGGTATGTATCATATACAGTAGCTGGGTattgcagcttgacttcctggttccaatccttccccgcagggaggcggaaccgactaggtggttccgccccagatgcctgatggacccagagggctttcagagggcgcttgcgGTTGCATATGCATAATTtcgtattcatttattttgtcatggCTATGTAATGTAAATTGGAGGTGGTGTCCCTTTGAGAGTTGTATGCCACAACATTTTGTTTTAATTACGGTAGTATACATTCAAAGTGAAAATAAAGttatttctattcttattcctattctatttctatgaCATGGAATGCTGCAATGTTCCAACTCAAGCGAAACAACAAGCCAAGAGTTATGCATTTGAACAATTGCAAGTACCAATGTGTACAATCAGTACTCCTTATAAGTTCTAGCAttcgctaaacaaatggttgttatCAAAGAACCACCTATATTAGCGTTTTGGGTGCCAATACTAATTTCTTACAGCTGTATTCTATTAATTATATCCTTTCTAAGCTGGAGGGTTAAGATCCATGTTAATCATTTTTTGGTGACAAAAGttattttctctcttctcccaGGACGACGCGACACAACAAAATAAGGTGTTTAGGTGCCAGATTTAAAGTGGAAAAATGTAGAAAGCTAAACTAACCTTATCTGAAAAATTAAAACACAGCAAATGCTCCTATTCGCATCTGCTCTCCTTTTAGGCCAAGCAAGTCATGCCCGGTTAGATCACCTTCATCCCGACAAGCATCTTTTCGGATGTCCCTTAATTTGTGGGAAATTGACCTTCGCTTCCGTGGGTTTTAACGGTGTTTTAATCTTTCCTTAACAGTTCGCTCGACCTCCCGTACCTGAACAGCAGCAGGCCCAGACGACCGAAAGCCTCGTTGTGGAGGTGCCGAGAACCGGCCGGCTTCCAGCCGCCCCACACACCGGACAAGACCTCGGAGGGGACCCGCCGCCATCTTGAACCTGCCCTCCGCCCGGCGCGCGGCTGTTACGTAATTCCTTGCGCCGCCTGCCCTCCCCGCTCTCGCTCTCCACGGTTGCCCAGTAACCCGACGAGAGAAAGATTCTCGCGAAGTTGAAACGACGAGAACTGCCCATGTAGCTATTTGCTGGTAATTTTTTTGCCCTGCTTCCGCCCTCAGTTGAGAAGGCTGGGATTCCAACGTCAAAGGAGAATATTTTTCAGCTGTAATTCGGGGAGGTCGCAGAAttacagagagaaaaaaacaaaaatttgTGTTGTTATGAAACCTGTCTCggttggacaacacagaaaaaagtcCATGTTTTCAGCCAGATAATGGGGAAAAAAGCGCAAGACCTTTTCCTCTAATGGAATCAGCTGATGTTTCCAATTCAGGGCATCTACTTAAAAATCCCCCTATGACCCAATTACACGGCAGCTATGTAAGATTATTGAGCCTTCACATCAGAACTCAAATGGCTAttttgttttgccccccccccccccggaaaataaattttatttacagttgctttgcaaaaaagagagaaaaagtagaATGGATGGAATGCACTTACTAATCATACTTAGGAAACTACTGTAAACCCATTCTTTGTTGAAAGTTCTGTTACAAGTATATGAAAATGCATTGTATGCAGGGTAAAGGCAGCCAGGAATTGATTAAAAAAACCTATCTCTCAGTTCCAACTGAATTTATGCTAAACATGCTACCTTGGTCTTGTAGTACATTCACTACTGATAAATAATCTACTCTTTCAATCAGATTTCAGCCAAATATCCTCCCAGGCAATAGAACAAATTAATTCCTCTGTATATTcattcttgctgcctttttttgtaTATGGAAAGGACAAGTTTTCTTCCACAAGCATCTTTCATGTTATTATTGCACcaagcagtttaaaaaaaataattcttgcaACACCAAGCAACATAATTATCCATTCTGTTCTAAGCAgcctatctattttctttatagCAACATTACATTGATTATGTTGGGAGATTAAACAGTatagttgtaagccaccctaatgTCA
This genomic interval carries:
- the PDHB gene encoding pyruvate dehydrogenase E1 component subunit beta, mitochondrial, whose amino-acid sequence is MAAGPLRGLVRCVGRLEAGRFSAPPQRGFRSSGPAAVQVTVREALNQALDEELERDEKVFLLGEEVAQYDGAYKISRGLWKKYGDKRIIDTPISEMGFTGIAVGAAMAGLRPVCEFMTFNFSMQAIDQIINSAAKTYYMSSGLVSVPIVFRGPNGASAGVAAQHSQCFAAWYGHCPGLKVVSPWSAEDAKGLLKASIRDDNPVVMLENELMYGVSFELSEEAASKDFIVPIGKAKIEKQGTHITLAAHSRSVGHCLEAAAVLAKDGVECEVINLRSIRPLDIETIETSITKTNNLVTVEGGWPQFGVGAEICARIMEGPSFNHLDAPVVRVTGADVPMPYAKILEENCIPQVKDIIVAVKKTLNI